In Porites lutea chromosome 1, jaPorLute2.1, whole genome shotgun sequence, a single genomic region encodes these proteins:
- the LOC140929668 gene encoding uncharacterized protein: MATLHQDPCKQNKTKTSHKTCAAAMCNNRSENRPDLTYHKFPSDPETSRRWEILMRRGDQKFKSVENKYCCSEHFVPSDYRISLTGHRKDLKTGAIPSVFPWSSAKSHVREERLRLRTQAKISHKEIERSEESLLSDEVQDSVNFIGPPTIEQFAEEKCLEVEILKKELSKAREKEYVFTFGLERFSKNPDDIHFYTGFPDYETLIAFWNYIEPSASHLTYYSSVRDATQVNTDDVFPFLNTPGKKFRGRNVGAQRSLQPIDEFWLFLTRLRLGLFERDLAFRFNISISTVSDIMITYSNYLFVMLGSLPVWASKDVIKQHLPTAFQGRFENVRCIIDCTEIKCEKPEDLQKQSEFYSEYKSHNTFKGLIGISPNVWVTFVSSLYGGSISDRQIVEKSHFVDLLEQGDLIMADRGFDIQDLMAAKQAKLFIPPKRQSTADQFSKEDCFETMRIANVRIHVERAIRRVKGWHIFDQVLPLSMAGVVNQVWTVCCLLTNWQAPALTLCAK; the protein is encoded by the coding sequence ATGGCGACATTACACCAAGATCCTTGCAagcaaaataaaacgaaaactaGTCATAAGACATGTGCTGCAGCCATGTGCAACAACCGCAGTGAAAATCGGCCGGATCTCACCTACCATAAATTTCCATCAGATCCTGAAACAAGTAGAAGATGGGAAATTCTCATGCGAAGAGGAGATCAGAAGTTCAAAAGCGTTGAGAACAAGTATTGTTGTTCAGAACATTTCGTACCAAGCGATTATAGAATTAGTCTCACCGGACATAGAAAGGACTTAAAAACAGGAGCCATCCCCTCTGTTTTTCCTTGGTCCTCAGCCAAATCACATGTTAGAGAAGAACGTCTAAGGTTGCGGACACAAGCGAAAATATCGCATAAGGAAATAGAAAGGTCAGAGGAATCCTTATTGAGCGATGAAGTGCAAGATTCTGTTAATTTTATAGGTCCTCCAACAATAGAACAATTTGCTGAAGAGAAATGTTTAGAAGTAGAAATCCTCAAAAAAGAACTTTCTAAAGCGAGAGAGAAAGAGTATGTTTTCACCTTTGGTCTTGAACGCTTCTCAAAAAACCCAGATGATATTCACTTCTACACTGGTTTTCCAGATTATGAAACACTTATAGCATTTTGGAATTATATAGAACCAAGCGCATCCCATCTAACGTATTATAGCAGTGTGAGAGATGCCACTCAAGTGAATACCGATGATGTTTTTCCATTCTTAAATACccctggaaaaaaattccgtGGCAGGAATGTAGGTGCACAGCGAAGTCTTCAGCCTATAGATGAATTTTGGCTGTTCTTAACTCGGCTTAGACTAGGTCTTTTTGAGCGTGATTTGGCTTTCAGGTTTAATATATCTATATCCACAGTTTCTGACATTATGATTACCTACAGTAATTATCTGTTTGTGATGCTGGGAAGCCTCCCAGTGTGGGCGTCTAAAGATGTCATAAAGCAACATCTCCCTACAGCCTTTCAAGGAAGATTTGAAAATGTACGCTGTATCATTGACTGCACTGAGATTAAGTGCGAGAAACCTGAAGATCTCCAAAAGCAGAGTGAGTTTTATTCAGAGTACAAATCGCATAACACATTCAAAGGACTGATTGGAATTTCACCTAATGTTTGGGTTACCTTTGTTAGTAGCCTTTATGGGGGCAGCATTTCAGATAGACAAATCGTggaaaaaagtcattttgttGACTTGCTGGAACAGGGTGATCTTATTATGGCTGACCGTGGATTTGACATACAAGACTTGATGGCAGCAAAGCAAGCTAAGTTGTTTATACCACCCAAAAGGCAGTCAACTGCAGATCAGTTTTCTAAAGAAGACTGTTTTGAAACAATGAGAATAGCAAATGTAAGAATCCACGTAGAAAGGGCCATCAGACGTGTAAAAGGGTGGCATATATTTGACCAAGTACTCCCCCTAAGCATGGCTGGGGTTGTGAATCAAGTCTGGACAGTGTGTTGTTTACTTACTAACTGGCAAGCACCTGCTCTAACCCTTTGTGCAAAATAA